One Thermus sp. LT1-2-5 DNA segment encodes these proteins:
- a CDS encoding NTP transferase domain-containing protein, translated as MEAIVLGGGEEAWAKRYGVRSKALVPYRGRPLAEWVLEALAQAGLSALYVGENPGLTPPPRLTLPDQGSLLANLEAALAHVEGRVLVATADLPHLTPEAVRFVLERAPEAALVYPIVPKEAVEARFPKTRRTYARLKEGTFTGGNLLLLDKALFFQALPLAKRVVALRKRPLALARLVGLDILLKLLLGRLSLAEVEERASRILGVKARALLTPYPEVGVDVDREEELVS; from the coding sequence ATGGAGGCCATCGTCCTAGGGGGTGGAGAGGAGGCTTGGGCCAAGAGGTACGGGGTGCGGAGCAAGGCCCTGGTGCCCTACCGGGGGAGACCCCTGGCGGAGTGGGTCCTCGAGGCCTTGGCCCAGGCGGGGCTTTCCGCCCTTTACGTGGGGGAAAACCCGGGGCTAACCCCCCCTCCCCGCCTCACCCTGCCCGACCAAGGAAGCCTCCTCGCCAACCTGGAGGCGGCCTTGGCCCACGTGGAAGGCCGCGTGTTGGTGGCCACCGCCGACCTCCCCCACCTGACCCCGGAGGCGGTGCGCTTCGTCCTGGAGAGGGCGCCGGAAGCGGCCTTGGTCTACCCCATCGTGCCCAAGGAGGCGGTGGAGGCCCGCTTTCCCAAGACCCGCCGCACCTACGCCCGGCTCAAGGAGGGGACCTTCACCGGGGGAAACCTTCTCCTCCTGGACAAGGCCCTCTTCTTCCAGGCCCTGCCCCTGGCCAAACGGGTGGTGGCCCTGCGCAAAAGGCCCCTGGCCCTGGCCCGCTTGGTGGGGCTGGACATCCTCCTCAAGCTCCTCTTGGGGAGGCTTTCCCTGGCCGAGGTGGAGGAGCGGGCAAGCCGGATCCTGGGGGTGAAAGCCCGGGCCCTCCTCACCCCTTACCC